From a single Sorghum bicolor cultivar BTx623 chromosome 5, Sorghum_bicolor_NCBIv3, whole genome shotgun sequence genomic region:
- the LOC8073612 gene encoding citrate-binding protein produces the protein MAASSSTSCSLLLLLVATTIYAMSLPCTCAANAGSSRHLTAGFIRVKLNESQFVVQKPYNVPLQQRYEQRDGVRRMWVFATDKPISSTHPGGARTEIKVNKIYSSGVWQFEGDMYVPSGTSGASVMQIFGAATHATTLMLHVYDGRLTYYHDLTKVVADRVYNRWIRLNVVHDVAAGNVTVFVDGERRLSAPGQGGKEHYFKFGVYKQSHNHPSHRMESRWKNVAIYTKL, from the exons AtggcagcttcttcttctacctCGTGCtctctgctgttgctgctggtgGCGACGACGATCTATGCGATGTCGTTGCCCTGCACCTGCGCGGCCAACGCCGGTTCGTCTCGCCACCTGACTGCCGGCTTCATCCGTGTCAAGCTGAACGAGTCGCAGTTCGTGGTGCAGAAGCCCTACAACGTGCCGCTCCAGCAGCGGTACGAGCAGCGCGACGGCGTCCGGCGCATGTGGGTGTTCGCCACCGACAAGCCCATCAGCTCCACCCACCCCGGCGGCGCACGCACTGAGATCAAAGTGAAC AAGATCTACAGCTCCGGCGTGTGGCAGTTCGAGGGCGACATGTACGTGCCGTCGGGCACGTCGGGGGCGTCGGTGATGCAGATCTTCGGCGCGGCGACGCACGCCACGACGCTGATGCTGCACGTCTACGACGGCCGGCTCACCTACTACCACGACCTGACCAAGGTGGTGGCGGACCGCGTGTACAACCGGTGGATCCGGCTCAACGTCGTCCACGACGTCGCCGCCGGGAACGTCACCGTGTTCGTCGACGGCGAGAGGAGGCTGAGCGCCCCCGGCCAAGGCGGGAAGGAGCACTACTTCAAGTTTGGCGTGTACAAGCAGTCGCATAACCATCCGTCGCACCGCATGGAGTCGCGCTGGAAGAACGTCGCCATCTACACCAAGCTATGA